The Vigna radiata var. radiata cultivar VC1973A chromosome 6, Vradiata_ver6, whole genome shotgun sequence DNA segment GAAGGAAAACCAGGAACTCAGAGAAGAAGTTGGCCGCTTAAAGTCACAGGTAATTTCACTTAAAGCACACAACTTGGAGAGAAAATCATTTCTGTGGAAGAAGATACAGAAATCCATCGATGGCAACAACAATTCAGAACCAATCCAACTTAAAGCATCACCAGTTCAGGTAATCACATGTGAAAAGAGTTCAGAAAATGCAAATATACATACAAATCCAGATTTTCAAGACTCGgcacctagaaaagaaaaaccagcAATAGTACCAGCTCCTCCACCCAGACCTTCTGCTGccctccttcttcctcttcataGAAAAGAGAAAGCACTTAAAGCGCAGCCAAtagcaccaccaccacctccaacACCACCAAAATTATCGTTAGTTGGGCTAAAAGCGGTGCGCCGTGTGCCTGAAGTAATAGAGTTGTATCGCTCCCTTACACGAAAGGATGCTAACATGGAAAACAAAATACATTCCAATGGAATTCCCACAGTAGCATTCAGCAGAAACATGATTGAGGAAATTGAAAACCGCTCAACATATCTCTCAGCTGTAAGTTTAGCCCCAAACTTCTCAATACCAATTTTCAGGAGTCAAAAGTTTTAACATTGATTAATCTTGATATCTATTTTCATTGATACTGTGCACATCCCTGGACAGATAAAATCAGAAGTTCAAAGACAAGGGGAGTTCATCAGTTTCTTAATTAAGGAGGTAGAGTCTGCTTCATTTGCAGATGTTTCTGAGGTGGAAACATTTGTAAAATGGCTCGATGGGGAACTATCTTCATTGGTGGATGAGAGGTCAGTGCTAAAACATTTTCAGCAGTGGCCAGAACAAAAAGTAGATGCACTGAGGGAAGCAGCTTGTAACTACAGAGATCTGAAGAACCTTGAATCTGAAGTTTCATCCTATGAGGACAATCCCAAAGAGCCTTTGTGTCAGACTTTGAGGAAGATACAAGCACTGCAAGACAGGCGAGCATGTACAGAATTCAGAAATTCCATACTGAAACTTTTGAGTAATACTTATAATCAATTGAAAATGCCATTTACAAATATGCAGGTTGGAGAGAAGTGTGAGTGCTAAAGAGAGGATGAGGGAGAGTATTAGCAAGCGATACAGGAATTTCCATATCCCTTGGGA contains these protein-coding regions:
- the LOC106764216 gene encoding protein CHUP1, chloroplastic isoform X3; its protein translation is MREGETMLQGENESEITSLKKKLEVHMARDELLQKENQELREEVGRLKSQVISLKAHNLERKSFLWKKIQKSIDGNNNSEPIQLKASPVQVITCEKSSENANIHTNPDFQDSAPRKEKPAIVPAPPPRPSAALLLPLHRKEKALKAQPIAPPPPPTPPKLSLVGLKAVRRVPEVIELYRSLTRKDANMENKIHSNGIPTVAFSRNMIEEIENRSTYLSAIKSEVQRQGEFISFLIKEVESASFADVSEVETFVKWLDGELSSLVDERSVLKHFQQWPEQKVDALREAACNYRDLKNLESEVSSYEDNPKEPLCQTLRKIQALQDRLERSVSAKERMRESISKRYRNFHIPWEWMLDSGLIGQMKLSSLRLAKEFMKRITKEIESNELLQEDNLFVQGVKFAFRAHQVALILRPYKHFKN
- the LOC106764216 gene encoding protein CHUP1, chloroplastic isoform X2, with protein sequence MREGETMLQGENESEITSLKKKLEVHMARDELLQKENQELREEVGRLKSQVISLKAHNLERKSFLWKKIQKSIDGNNNSEPIQLKASPVQVITCEKSSENANIHTNPDFQDSAPRKEKPAIVPAPPPRPSAALLLPLHRKEKALKAQPIAPPPPPTPPKLSLVGLKAVRRVPEVIELYRSLTRKDANMENKIHSNGIPTVAFSRNMIEEIENRSTYLSAIKSEVQRQGEFISFLIKEVESASFADVSEVETFVKWLDGELSSLVDERSVLKHFQQWPEQKVDALREAACNYRDLKNLESEVSSYEDNPKEPLCQTLRKIQALQDRLERSVSAKERMRESISKRYRNFHIPWEWMLDSGLIGQMKLSSLRLAKEFMKRITKEIESNELLQEDNLFVQGVKFAFRAHQPFSLQVALILRPYKHFKN
- the LOC106764216 gene encoding protein CHUP1, chloroplastic isoform X1 yields the protein MREGETMLQGENESEITSLKKKLEVHMARDELLQKENQELREEVGRLKSQVISLKAHNLERKSFLWKKIQKSIDGNNNSEPIQLKASPVQVITCEKSSENANIHTNPDFQDSAPRKEKPAIVPAPPPRPSAALLLPLHRKEKALKAQPIAPPPPPTPPKLSLVGLKAVRRVPEVIELYRSLTRKDANMENKIHSNGIPTVAFSRNMIEEIENRSTYLSAIKSEVQRQGEFISFLIKEVESASFADVSEVETFVKWLDGELSSLVDERSVLKHFQQWPEQKVDALREAACNYRDLKNLESEVSSYEDNPKEPLCQTLRKIQALQDRLERSVSAKERMRESISKRYRNFHIPWEWMLDSGLIGQMKLSSLRLAKEFMKRITKEIESNELLQEDNLFVQGVKFAFRAHQFAGGFDPETIQAFQELKKIGCGIPSYSNLIKCPKLVKTCHKPVS